One window of Caldisericum exile AZM16c01 genomic DNA carries:
- a CDS encoding MBL fold metallo-hydrolase encodes MEKIKVKTVEILKFTFNPLSTNCYLINANGYSIIVDPSNMSDYETEELIHEIKNTNLYIFNTHGHFDHIVGNVILKRLYKNTKLIIHKYDSDMLLDPIKNKSYLAGIEIISPKADIEIELETELLLGRLNVKVVHTPGHTRGSISIIFDKFVFTGDTLFAGTVGVAKDYPNAFNELINSIKEKILILQDDYVVLPGHGDITKISDERSFNPFLN; translated from the coding sequence ATGGAAAAAATAAAAGTAAAAACCGTTGAAATATTAAAGTTTACATTCAATCCCCTCTCAACAAACTGTTATCTTATAAACGCAAACGGATATTCAATTATTGTAGACCCATCGAATATGAGCGACTACGAAACCGAGGAACTTATACATGAAATTAAGAACACAAATCTATATATTTTTAACACTCATGGACATTTTGACCATATTGTAGGAAACGTTATCTTAAAACGCCTTTATAAGAATACAAAACTAATTATTCACAAATATGATTCTGATATGCTTTTAGATCCAATAAAAAATAAATCCTATTTGGCAGGTATTGAAATTATATCACCCAAAGCCGATATAGAAATTGAATTAGAGACCGAACTATTACTTGGTAGGTTAAATGTAAAAGTTGTGCATACTCCGGGGCACACAAGGGGAAGTATTTCAATCATTTTCGATAAATTTGTTTTTACTGGAGATACACTTTTTGCAGGAACCGTCGGTGTCGCAAAAGATTACCCAAACGCTTTTAATGAACTCATAAATTCAATAAAAGAAAAAATACTCATTTTACAAGATGATTATGTCGTTTTGCCTGGACATGGAGACATCACTAAAATTTCTGACGAAAGATCGTTTAATCCTTTCTTAAATTAG
- the glmM gene encoding phosphoglucosamine mutase, producing the protein MRKIFGTDGARGIANIEITPEVALRIGTSIGKLFYGNGPILIGEDTRLSSEMLRLALATGIISASTDVTVGFVMPTPAVSLLTRIMKNFSAGCVISASHNPIEFNGIKIFDKNGFKLSDEVEEHIEKLMESNIERSPVNIGRVFFDENIRDFYVDYIAGRFPFNLSNLKIALDLANGGTYYTTPRTLQKLGAQIIPINDKPDGHRINVECGSTHPQVIAKHTINSGAHIGISHDGDGDRVILSDETGRIVDGDEMMVILGRHFKKKGLLKNNTIVGTVMTNLAIEKTLKSEGINFVRAPVGDRYVLQEMLKTGAILGGEQSGHIINLIESVTGDGLITALSVIGVMIEEEKPLSKLVEGLERLPQILVNANVKDKNIVNDEKFKQFVSEMEKELKNGRVLIRPSGTEPVIRIMVEGDNEIKIKDIANRIKEYLEV; encoded by the coding sequence ATGAGAAAAATTTTCGGAACAGATGGCGCAAGAGGTATAGCAAATATAGAAATAACACCTGAAGTTGCACTGAGAATTGGCACTTCAATAGGCAAACTCTTTTATGGAAACGGTCCAATTCTAATTGGTGAGGACACAAGGCTTTCATCTGAAATGTTGAGACTTGCCCTTGCAACAGGAATAATAAGTGCATCAACTGATGTGACAGTAGGTTTTGTAATGCCAACACCTGCAGTATCTCTTCTTACACGTATCATGAAAAATTTTAGTGCAGGTTGCGTAATTTCTGCATCACATAATCCAATTGAATTTAACGGTATCAAGATTTTCGACAAAAATGGCTTTAAATTAAGCGACGAAGTTGAAGAACATATTGAAAAACTCATGGAAAGTAATATTGAAAGAAGTCCTGTAAATATTGGACGAGTATTCTTTGATGAAAACATACGGGACTTTTACGTAGATTATATTGCAGGACGATTCCCTTTCAACTTATCGAACCTTAAGATTGCACTTGACTTAGCAAATGGTGGAACATATTACACAACACCTCGCACACTTCAAAAACTTGGAGCCCAAATTATCCCAATTAACGATAAACCAGATGGACATAGAATTAATGTAGAGTGCGGTTCAACTCATCCACAGGTAATCGCAAAGCACACCATAAATAGTGGTGCACATATCGGCATTTCTCACGATGGAGATGGCGACAGAGTAATTCTTTCCGATGAGACAGGAAGAATTGTTGATGGTGATGAGATGATGGTTATCCTTGGAAGACACTTTAAGAAAAAAGGTCTTCTAAAAAACAATACTATCGTTGGCACAGTAATGACAAACCTTGCAATAGAAAAAACCCTTAAAAGTGAGGGAATAAATTTTGTTCGTGCGCCTGTTGGCGATAGGTATGTCCTACAAGAAATGCTAAAAACAGGAGCAATTCTTGGTGGGGAGCAATCAGGACATATCATAAACCTGATTGAAAGCGTTACGGGAGATGGTTTAATTACCGCATTAAGTGTCATCGGAGTGATGATAGAAGAAGAAAAACCTCTTTCAAAATTAGTTGAAGGGCTCGAAAGATTACCGCAAATATTGGTTAATGCAAATGTAAAAGACAAAAACATAGTAAATGATGAAAAATTTAAGCAATTTGTAAGTGAAATGGAAAAAGAACTGAAGAATGGTAGAGTTCTTATTAGACCATCTGGCACAGAGCCTGTAATACGAATAATGGTTGAAGGGGATAATGAAATAAAAATTAAAGATATAGCAAATAGAATAAAGGAATATTTGGAGGTGTAA